The Polynucleobacter sp. TSB-Sco08W16 genome includes a region encoding these proteins:
- the lnt gene encoding apolipoprotein N-acyltransferase, whose product MLKQQSSKSLYAVQVLILFSLGALLAGAAELPYGGWIQIPILSFIWWQLDTQKSKSFKNFFALGFAFGLGYFVIGLWWLYISLHDVGGMNSLLSCVAVFLLSAYVALYFSVATASIRLFKNTSMLGLFLASSWVISEYLRGEIFTGFPWMGLAEAQVNGPFAGIAPYVGGLGCTFLTVYVSWQITRLKNAFLNSATSIIFIGALTIISSLWSFTKPTGEPITVELIQGNFAQSLIFRPEGILKQIQFYDASISQSQAELVVAPETAFPWPEHNLPSGLIENLQSLSNRTGNNFLFGVIGRDADATNGREYSNRALGISQNSSAYLYDKNHLVPFGEFIPPGFHWFINAFSVPLSDFARGGNDQANFTVRRKNQPSLHAAITICYEDVFGGELASRIRRNPESTNLLINLTNLAWFGQSQAPAQQLRLSQLRSLETGLPALRATNTGITSVLGSNGKILQSLPEFTQGSLNAQVQAYSGKTPYVLWGNIPILSISSLLLIWGFIRHRRF is encoded by the coding sequence TTGCTTAAGCAGCAATCCTCTAAGAGTCTTTATGCAGTACAAGTGCTGATCCTTTTTTCATTAGGCGCATTACTCGCTGGAGCTGCAGAACTGCCTTATGGCGGCTGGATTCAGATTCCTATTCTCAGTTTTATTTGGTGGCAACTAGATACTCAAAAATCTAAGTCCTTCAAAAACTTTTTTGCTCTTGGATTTGCTTTTGGGCTTGGCTACTTCGTAATCGGCTTGTGGTGGCTCTATATCAGCTTGCATGATGTAGGCGGCATGAACTCGCTGCTTTCATGTGTCGCCGTATTTTTACTTTCAGCTTATGTAGCGCTCTATTTTTCTGTCGCAACAGCATCAATACGTCTTTTTAAAAACACGAGCATGCTTGGATTATTTCTAGCGTCTAGTTGGGTAATAAGTGAGTATTTACGTGGCGAAATATTTACGGGTTTTCCATGGATGGGGCTTGCTGAGGCCCAAGTGAATGGGCCTTTTGCTGGTATTGCGCCTTATGTAGGCGGTCTAGGTTGCACATTTTTAACTGTCTATGTCTCCTGGCAAATCACTAGACTCAAAAATGCATTCTTGAATAGTGCTACATCAATAATCTTCATTGGCGCACTAACAATCATTTCAAGCCTATGGAGCTTTACCAAGCCAACTGGTGAACCCATTACCGTTGAATTAATTCAGGGAAATTTTGCTCAAAGCCTCATATTTAGACCTGAGGGTATATTGAAGCAAATTCAGTTCTATGATGCCTCAATATCGCAGTCACAGGCAGAGCTGGTAGTTGCTCCAGAGACTGCTTTTCCCTGGCCAGAACATAACTTACCTAGCGGTCTTATTGAGAACTTGCAAAGCCTATCCAATCGAACAGGCAATAACTTTCTCTTTGGAGTCATTGGTAGAGACGCTGATGCAACAAATGGTCGAGAGTATTCCAATCGTGCACTAGGCATCTCGCAGAATTCGTCAGCTTATCTCTATGATAAAAATCATTTGGTACCTTTTGGTGAATTTATTCCACCTGGTTTTCATTGGTTTATTAATGCCTTTAGCGTTCCCTTAAGCGACTTTGCAAGAGGCGGAAATGATCAAGCCAATTTCACTGTTCGAAGAAAAAATCAACCCTCGCTTCATGCAGCCATCACTATTTGTTATGAAGATGTTTTTGGTGGTGAACTTGCCAGTCGAATTCGGCGCAATCCAGAATCTACTAATCTCTTGATTAACTTAACTAACTTGGCTTGGTTTGGTCAATCTCAAGCACCCGCTCAACAATTACGACTTTCACAATTGCGCTCCCTAGAAACCGGTCTGCCGGCTTTGCGTGCTACCAACACGGGCATTACCTCGGTACTGGGATCCAATGGGAAGATATTGCAATCCCTGCCAGAATTCACCCAAGGAAGTTTGAACGCCCAAGTGCAGGCCTATTCTGGCAAAACGCCTTATGTCCTCTGGGGAAATATCCCTATTTTGAGTATTTCCAGCCTCCTGCTGATCTGGGGCTTTATTCGTCATCGACGTTTTTAG
- a CDS encoding Rap1a/Tai family immunity protein, whose protein sequence is MKKVLVVLAALAAFSGLAQAQESVKVLSTQELVNVCKLPASPESRSFCIGYSTAIYDTYLATRHPQRAKPFICVKQPAPGRDEVIADFVKFGQSNQQVADKPASGVFLGFLAARFPCARK, encoded by the coding sequence ATGAAGAAAGTCCTCGTAGTTTTAGCCGCTCTTGCAGCATTTTCTGGCCTAGCGCAGGCACAAGAATCCGTCAAAGTTCTCAGCACACAAGAGCTCGTCAATGTTTGCAAGCTTCCAGCCAGCCCAGAATCACGTAGCTTCTGTATTGGTTATTCAACTGCAATTTATGACACGTATCTAGCTACACGTCATCCCCAGCGTGCAAAACCATTTATTTGTGTAAAACAGCCAGCTCCAGGTCGTGATGAAGTTATTGCTGATTTTGTCAAGTTTGGCCAATCCAACCAACAAGTTGCTGATAAACCAGCCTCAGGTGTTTTCTTGGGCTTCTTGGCCGCACGTTTTCCTTGCGCCAGAAAATAA
- a CDS encoding gamma carbonic anhydrase family protein, with the protein MAIFELDGNVPQLAEGAWVAESAEVIGKVELQKDANIWPKVVIRGDNDLIQIGEGSNVQDASVLHTDPGYELIIGKGVTVGHQVMLHGCHIGDGSLVGIGAVILNGAKIGKHCLVGAGALITEGKEFPDGSMIIGSPAKAVKELSPEQINSIGAIAGRYVKNAQRYIKTLKKIS; encoded by the coding sequence ATGGCCATATTTGAACTAGATGGAAATGTCCCTCAACTTGCTGAGGGCGCTTGGGTTGCTGAAAGTGCAGAAGTGATTGGTAAAGTAGAGCTCCAAAAGGATGCCAATATTTGGCCCAAAGTTGTTATCCGTGGCGATAACGACCTGATTCAAATTGGTGAGGGCAGTAACGTGCAAGATGCATCTGTTCTGCATACCGATCCTGGTTATGAGCTCATCATTGGTAAGGGTGTGACTGTTGGTCACCAAGTCATGTTGCATGGTTGCCATATTGGCGACGGTAGCTTAGTTGGCATCGGCGCAGTGATTTTGAATGGTGCCAAGATTGGTAAGCATTGCTTAGTTGGGGCTGGTGCACTCATCACCGAAGGAAAAGAATTTCCTGATGGCTCAATGATTATTGGCTCGCCTGCTAAGGCAGTTAAAGAGTTAAGTCCGGAGCAAATCAATAGTATCGGTGCGATTGCTGGGCGCTACGTAAAAAATGCTCAGCGCTATATCAAAACTTTGAAGAAGATCTCTTAA
- a CDS encoding lipoprotein has translation MKKIIAITAAILTVAGCSNMSNTEQRTLSGAGIGAAAGAVGTAIFHGNPIWGAVGGAAVGAASGYVYDAYKKEQASEYNAGYNAGKTNKPANAPN, from the coding sequence ATGAAAAAAATTATCGCGATTACCGCAGCAATTCTTACAGTAGCTGGCTGCTCAAATATGAGCAATACTGAACAACGTACATTATCTGGCGCAGGTATTGGTGCAGCAGCTGGCGCTGTTGGTACCGCCATTTTCCATGGCAATCCAATTTGGGGTGCCGTTGGTGGCGCAGCGGTTGGCGCAGCATCTGGCTATGTATACGATGCTTACAAAAAAGAGCAGGCATCGGAATACAACGCTGGTTATAACGCTGGCAAGACTAACAAACCTGCAAACGCACCAAACTAA
- the ybeY gene encoding rRNA maturation RNase YbeY has protein sequence MQTNPRPSNSKLVIDIQFASPAIESTIEKTASNVLIRKWIKSTTNKEGLLTLRFVNAAEGKKLNFAFRKKDYATNVLTFPYEHSKGYVVADIIFCLPVIQKEAKAQGKTLKAHLAHLIIHGCLHAHGFDHEVEKDAKKMEALEIALLKKLGFANPYLSL, from the coding sequence ATGCAAACTAATCCTAGGCCAAGTAACTCCAAGCTCGTTATCGACATTCAGTTTGCAAGCCCTGCAATTGAGTCTACGATCGAAAAGACCGCCTCTAATGTGCTAATTAGGAAGTGGATTAAATCTACGACTAATAAAGAGGGTCTATTGACACTGCGCTTTGTAAATGCAGCTGAGGGTAAAAAGCTGAACTTTGCATTTCGCAAAAAAGATTACGCTACCAATGTTTTAACCTTTCCTTATGAGCATTCGAAAGGTTATGTTGTAGCAGATATTATTTTTTGTCTGCCCGTGATTCAGAAAGAAGCGAAAGCACAAGGCAAGACGTTAAAGGCGCACTTAGCTCATTTAATTATTCATGGCTGCCTGCATGCCCATGGATTCGATCACGAAGTAGAAAAAGACGCTAAAAAGATGGAGGCTCTAGAAATTGCCCTCCTTAAAAAATTAGGCTTTGCTAACCCCTATCTGTCGCTGTAA
- the maiA gene encoding maleylacetoacetate isomerase yields MNAIKPKLYSFWRSSAAFRVRIALNLKGIDYEVIPVHLNKNGGDQLSEAYTNKNPNRLVPLFDDGKTHIHQSLAIIEYLEEMQPNPSLLPISPIDRAWVRALALDIASDIHPIDNLRVLRYLIKQLGISVEAKDTWYQHWITVGLASLEKRLSSDRRVGRFAYGDQPGLVDICLVPQLFNALASKIDLSPYPTLVRILNECMGLPAFISASWEKQIDAEGLNPAIPPQAK; encoded by the coding sequence CTCAATCTCAAAGGCATAGACTATGAAGTAATCCCCGTCCATTTAAATAAAAATGGCGGCGATCAACTTTCAGAGGCATACACCAACAAGAATCCCAATCGCCTAGTACCGCTATTCGATGATGGAAAAACTCATATTCATCAATCATTGGCCATCATTGAGTACTTAGAAGAAATGCAGCCCAATCCGTCGCTACTCCCTATCTCACCTATTGATCGTGCGTGGGTACGCGCTCTTGCTTTAGATATCGCTAGCGATATTCACCCTATCGATAATTTAAGAGTCTTGCGCTACTTAATAAAACAACTGGGAATTAGTGTAGAAGCAAAAGACACTTGGTATCAACATTGGATAACAGTTGGCTTAGCTAGCTTAGAAAAGCGCCTCAGTAGCGACAGACGTGTGGGTCGCTTTGCCTATGGTGATCAACCGGGTCTCGTTGATATTTGCTTAGTACCGCAACTATTTAATGCCCTAGCCAGCAAAATAGATTTAAGTCCTTATCCAACACTCGTGCGCATCTTAAATGAATGCATGGGGCTTCCTGCTTTTATCAGCGCCTCCTGGGAAAAGCAAATAGATGCGGAAGGATTAAATCCCGCTATTCCACCACAGGCAAAATGA
- the glyQ gene encoding glycine--tRNA ligase subunit alpha, which yields MLTFQQIILKLQDYWDQQGCALLQPIDLEVGAGTSHTATFLRAIGPEPWKAAYVQPSRRPKDGRYGENPNRLQHYYQYQVVLKPAPENILELYLGSLAALGLDLKENDIRFVEDDWENPTLGAWGLGWEVWLNGMEVTQFTYFQQVGGLDCKPVLGEITYGIERLAMYIQNCSNVYDLVWAEGISYGDVYHQNEVEQSCYNFEHSNTDLLFANFSNYESEAKRLMEVPLALPAYEMVLKAAHTFNLLDARGAISVTERAAYIGRIRNLSRAVAQAYFESREKLGFPMCQRQAKV from the coding sequence ATGCTTACTTTTCAGCAAATCATTCTCAAACTTCAAGATTATTGGGACCAACAAGGTTGTGCCCTATTGCAACCTATCGACCTCGAGGTTGGTGCTGGTACGTCTCATACCGCCACTTTCTTACGTGCCATCGGTCCAGAACCCTGGAAGGCGGCCTATGTTCAGCCATCTCGCCGACCAAAAGATGGTCGCTACGGTGAGAACCCCAATCGCTTGCAACACTACTATCAATATCAGGTAGTTCTCAAGCCTGCTCCAGAAAATATTCTTGAGCTCTACTTAGGCTCTCTTGCAGCACTTGGACTTGACCTCAAAGAAAATGATATTCGTTTTGTAGAAGACGATTGGGAAAACCCAACGCTAGGCGCATGGGGATTGGGTTGGGAGGTTTGGCTCAACGGCATGGAAGTTACCCAATTCACTTACTTTCAGCAAGTAGGGGGCTTAGATTGCAAACCCGTCTTGGGTGAAATCACTTACGGTATTGAACGTTTGGCAATGTATATCCAAAACTGTTCAAACGTATATGACCTTGTTTGGGCTGAAGGAATTTCTTATGGTGACGTATATCACCAGAATGAAGTTGAGCAATCTTGCTACAACTTCGAACACTCCAACACTGACCTTCTGTTTGCCAACTTCAGCAACTATGAAAGCGAAGCAAAGCGCTTAATGGAAGTACCGTTGGCATTGCCTGCGTATGAGATGGTTCTCAAAGCTGCGCATACCTTTAACCTCTTGGATGCACGTGGCGCCATCTCAGTGACCGAGCGTGCTGCCTATATTGGCCGCATCCGAAACCTATCTCGCGCAGTTGCCCAAGCTTATTTCGAATCCCGAGAAAAACTCGGCTTCCCTATGTGTCAACGCCAAGCCAAAGTATGA
- a CDS encoding rhodanese-like domain-containing protein: MKLKIGYQALIDDAMAQVETVPLDQAQKLLADPSTVFVDIRDIRELEREGMIPNALHAPRGMLEFWVDPDSPYYKPIFGEGRRLVLYCASAWRSALATETLQRMGVPNVSHLEGGYSAWKKAGLPVAEKVSKPTVV; encoded by the coding sequence GTGAAATTGAAGATTGGATATCAGGCGCTGATTGATGATGCAATGGCGCAGGTTGAAACGGTGCCCTTAGATCAAGCACAGAAATTATTGGCTGATCCCAGTACGGTATTTGTAGATATACGGGATATTCGCGAGCTTGAGCGTGAAGGCATGATTCCAAACGCGCTACATGCACCACGTGGCATGCTGGAATTTTGGGTTGATCCAGACAGCCCGTATTACAAACCTATTTTTGGCGAAGGTAGGCGTTTAGTTTTATATTGCGCTTCTGCTTGGCGATCCGCTTTAGCAACTGAGACCTTACAGAGAATGGGGGTTCCTAATGTTTCTCATTTGGAGGGTGGCTATAGTGCGTGGAAAAAAGCTGGATTGCCAGTGGCGGAAAAAGTAAGTAAGCCTACTGTGGTTTGA
- a CDS encoding putative Na+/H+ antiporter, with protein sequence MNFTPTELGASIIFAIAVLHTFCTGYFESLAKNSPRHAGLWHLLGEVEIVFGFWAAVLVIYMSLIDSLGSAKAYLDQRNFTEPLFVFAIMIVAGSKPILFVSTQILHKLAQGLQFLLRTRSAPTLYFLTLGITPLLGSLITEPAAMTLAAFLLRDLVYRHKCSKTLLFGTLGVLFVNISIGGTLTNFAAPPVLMVASTWQWSSAFMFSNFGLESCIAIFINALAATLLFHQQLIEPNTANKENRIPFAVIFMHLLFLFGVVIFAHDPIIFMWLLLFFIGYTTAYPKHQSPLILKEALLVGFFLAGLVVLGGLQGWWLQPILEMMSPTAVFYGSLTLTAITDNAALTYLGSLVTGTSLDFKLALVGGAVAGGGLTVIANAPNPAGIAILRGHFPGGAVSAVYLLLAAIPPTLVAIAAYRLL encoded by the coding sequence ATGAACTTTACCCCTACAGAACTTGGCGCAAGCATTATTTTTGCAATTGCCGTCCTGCACACCTTTTGCACAGGTTATTTTGAGTCTTTAGCCAAAAATTCTCCAAGGCATGCCGGTCTTTGGCATCTCTTAGGTGAGGTAGAAATTGTCTTCGGTTTTTGGGCTGCTGTACTTGTGATCTACATGTCTCTCATAGACAGCCTGGGCTCTGCTAAAGCATATTTAGACCAACGAAACTTTACTGAACCCTTATTTGTTTTTGCCATCATGATTGTGGCGGGTAGCAAGCCTATCTTATTTGTTTCCACACAAATCCTACATAAGCTTGCACAAGGACTACAGTTTTTATTACGCACCCGTAGCGCACCAACGCTTTATTTTTTAACGCTTGGCATTACCCCACTCCTTGGCTCACTCATTACAGAGCCAGCAGCAATGACACTTGCCGCATTTCTGTTGCGCGACCTAGTCTACCGTCACAAATGCTCGAAGACTTTACTCTTTGGAACTTTGGGTGTTCTTTTCGTCAATATTTCGATTGGCGGCACGCTTACTAATTTTGCTGCGCCTCCCGTGCTGATGGTTGCCTCTACTTGGCAATGGAGTTCAGCATTCATGTTTTCTAACTTTGGATTGGAATCATGCATTGCTATTTTTATCAATGCCCTTGCTGCCACTTTGCTGTTTCATCAGCAGTTGATTGAACCCAACACTGCTAATAAAGAAAATAGAATACCGTTCGCCGTAATTTTCATGCACCTCCTCTTTTTGTTTGGTGTGGTCATATTTGCACACGATCCGATTATTTTTATGTGGTTATTGCTGTTTTTTATTGGTTACACCACCGCCTATCCAAAACATCAAAGCCCGCTAATTCTCAAAGAAGCTTTACTGGTGGGCTTCTTCTTGGCTGGATTAGTGGTCTTAGGAGGCCTTCAAGGATGGTGGTTACAACCAATCCTTGAGATGATGAGTCCTACAGCGGTGTTTTATGGCAGCTTAACGCTCACAGCGATTACCGATAATGCTGCGCTGACGTATTTAGGTTCGCTTGTTACCGGAACCTCATTGGATTTCAAACTAGCCTTAGTGGGCGGAGCAGTGGCTGGTGGAGGCCTTACAGTCATTGCTAATGCACCAAATCCTGCTGGCATCGCCATACTCCGCGGCCATTTTCCTGGCGGCGCTGTGTCAGCTGTCTACCTGCTACTGGCCGCAATACCGCCCACACTGGTTGCGATTGCGGCTTACCGACTCTTATAA
- a CDS encoding OsmC family protein: MKKVVSQFGEGPLQQKLTVGDLHFLSDAYTSNGGTETGPTPHEYLGAALAACTSMTLKMYAGRKSMSLENAIVTVDIERLDDVETFTRDIQLIGSLSAEEKVRLIEIANKCPIHKALAGDIQIKTQLVN, from the coding sequence ATGAAAAAAGTGGTATCGCAGTTCGGTGAAGGACCTTTACAGCAAAAATTGACCGTGGGAGATTTACATTTCTTATCGGATGCTTACACCAGCAATGGCGGCACAGAAACTGGCCCTACTCCGCACGAGTATCTGGGTGCGGCATTGGCTGCATGTACAAGCATGACATTAAAAATGTATGCAGGTCGCAAGTCGATGAGCTTGGAGAATGCGATTGTGACGGTAGATATTGAGCGTCTAGATGATGTTGAGACGTTTACCCGTGATATCCAATTAATTGGCAGCTTAAGCGCGGAAGAGAAAGTACGTCTAATCGAAATTGCTAATAAGTGCCCGATTCATAAGGCCTTAGCAGGTGACATCCAAATAAAAACCCAGCTTGTAAATTAA
- a CDS encoding HlyC/CorC family transporter, with product MSDPKSLLDRLADFLSPQPTSPSERRQELIDTLREAQIEGLIDADALSMIEGVFQVGQLSARDILVPRAQIDWIDINLPLSEIVKSVIEAAHSRFPVFEGTRDNVIGILLAKDLLRHSTEKDFQVRDWLRPAVFIPESKRLSVLLRDFKDNRNHLAVVVDEYSGIAGIITIEDVLEQIVGDIEDEHDIDEEADNIISLDNGDIRIKGITELEQLNDKLGTHFAVEDIETVAGLVIQHLGRVPKMGELIEIEGIEFEVQRADPRQIHILLARQASKKAD from the coding sequence ATGTCTGACCCCAAATCCCTATTAGATCGCTTAGCTGATTTTTTATCTCCTCAACCGACTAGTCCTAGTGAACGTCGTCAAGAGCTGATTGATACACTCCGCGAGGCCCAAATAGAAGGCCTCATTGATGCCGATGCACTGTCAATGATTGAGGGTGTATTTCAAGTAGGCCAGCTATCTGCACGAGATATCTTGGTGCCGCGCGCGCAAATCGATTGGATTGATATCAATCTACCCCTTTCTGAAATTGTAAAAAGCGTCATTGAAGCTGCACATTCTCGCTTTCCAGTATTTGAAGGAACTCGTGATAACGTCATCGGAATTCTGCTTGCCAAGGATCTACTACGTCACTCCACTGAAAAAGATTTTCAGGTGCGCGACTGGTTACGCCCAGCAGTGTTTATTCCTGAATCAAAACGTTTAAGCGTTTTATTGCGTGACTTTAAAGACAATCGTAATCACTTAGCTGTAGTGGTTGATGAATACAGCGGAATCGCAGGTATCATCACCATCGAAGATGTTCTGGAGCAAATTGTTGGTGACATTGAGGATGAACACGATATTGATGAAGAGGCGGATAACATCATTTCTTTAGATAACGGTGATATTCGCATCAAAGGAATTACTGAACTCGAGCAGTTGAACGACAAGCTTGGCACTCACTTTGCAGTTGAAGACATTGAAACAGTTGCCGGTCTCGTAATTCAGCATCTAGGTCGCGTTCCTAAAATGGGCGAGCTCATTGAAATAGAAGGTATTGAATTTGAAGTGCAGCGCGCTGATCCGCGGCAAATACATATCTTGCTAGCGCGACAAGCATCCAAAAAAGCTGACTAA
- a CDS encoding AEC family transporter, translating into MLYVFNVVLPVFALILIGYVCGRAGKLGESASIELNRFVVWLALPAQLFNFAANSGWQTLWQLEFITAFFLSCLIVFVLVLGASYWRSGDLAAASFNGLSASYSNTGYMGIPLCALALGQDGLAPAIIATFIVFVMFALATVLIEIGILSHKKSHDVILSVLRSLCSNPLLIAPVAGLLWASCNVAMYDPIAQIISFLAAAATPCALVSIGLFLLQKSKAVSSQAWGISIAKLIIQPIIAWVIAGPILKLPTLWLNAIVILSALPTGTGPFMLAQYYKADGSIISRVVLITTVGSLLTLSFCLWWNSGI; encoded by the coding sequence TTGCTCTACGTATTTAATGTAGTCCTACCTGTATTTGCACTCATACTGATTGGGTATGTCTGTGGTCGCGCAGGCAAATTAGGCGAGAGTGCATCGATTGAGCTAAATCGCTTCGTAGTTTGGCTGGCCTTACCAGCCCAACTTTTTAATTTTGCAGCCAATAGTGGATGGCAAACACTTTGGCAACTAGAATTCATCACTGCTTTCTTCTTAAGTTGTCTGATTGTTTTTGTTTTAGTGCTTGGTGCTAGCTATTGGAGAAGTGGGGACTTAGCGGCAGCGAGCTTTAATGGCCTCAGCGCCTCCTATTCAAATACGGGCTATATGGGCATCCCCCTTTGTGCGCTAGCTTTGGGGCAAGATGGATTGGCGCCCGCCATCATTGCGACTTTCATTGTTTTTGTGATGTTTGCGTTGGCTACAGTATTAATTGAGATTGGGATCTTGTCTCATAAAAAGTCCCATGATGTTATTTTGAGTGTACTGAGATCGCTTTGTAGTAATCCACTCTTGATTGCGCCAGTTGCCGGCTTACTGTGGGCGTCTTGCAACGTAGCAATGTATGACCCTATCGCACAAATTATTTCATTTTTAGCTGCAGCTGCGACTCCTTGCGCTTTAGTATCGATCGGATTATTTTTGCTACAAAAAAGTAAAGCAGTATCCAGTCAAGCATGGGGTATTAGTATTGCTAAACTCATTATTCAACCCATCATTGCATGGGTAATTGCTGGGCCGATTTTGAAATTACCCACACTTTGGTTAAATGCGATTGTCATTTTGAGTGCATTACCAACGGGGACAGGACCGTTTATGTTAGCCCAGTATTACAAAGCAGATGGCAGCATTATTTCTCGGGTGGTATTGATTACCACGGTGGGTTCCTTGCTTACCCTGTCATTTTGCCTGTGGTGGAATAGCGGGATTTAA
- the miaB gene encoding tRNA (N6-isopentenyl adenosine(37)-C2)-methylthiotransferase MiaB: MKKLYIKTFGCQMNEYDSGKMADLLHADEGMVMTDTPEDADVVLLNTCSIREKAEDKVFSDLGRLRELKKTKPDLLIGVGGCVASQEGQQIVSRAPYVDVVFGPQTLHRLTDLIAQRRKTGVSQVDISFPEIEKFDHLPASRQTRGSAYVSIMEGCSKYCSYCVVPYTRGEEVSRPFDDVLTEVAGLASKGVKEIVLLGQNVNAYLGKMGGTEEIADFALLIEYIAEIPGVERIRFTTSHPKEFTQRLIDVYAKVPKLVSHLHLPVQHGSDAMLSAMKRGYTALEYKSIIRKMRAVRPDLTLSSDFIVGFPGETDADFEKLLKMVRELEFDNSFCFIFSPRPGTPAANLSDDTPYEVKLKRLQTLLSVIEGQANHISQKMLGNTEKVLIEGLAKDGVNLQGRAENNRVIHFKAPAQNIEPFIGKMADIQITEVLNYTLRGELVGAHAN; this comes from the coding sequence ATGAAAAAGCTCTATATCAAAACCTTTGGCTGCCAAATGAACGAGTACGACTCGGGCAAGATGGCAGACCTCCTCCATGCTGATGAAGGCATGGTCATGACTGACACTCCCGAAGATGCGGATGTCGTACTCTTAAATACGTGCTCGATTCGAGAAAAAGCAGAAGATAAAGTGTTCTCTGATCTGGGTCGCTTACGTGAACTCAAAAAAACGAAGCCTGATCTATTAATTGGAGTTGGTGGTTGTGTTGCCAGTCAAGAAGGTCAACAAATCGTCAGTCGTGCGCCTTATGTAGATGTGGTGTTTGGTCCACAAACATTACATCGCTTAACAGACCTCATTGCTCAGCGTCGAAAAACTGGAGTTTCTCAAGTAGACATTTCTTTCCCAGAGATTGAAAAGTTTGATCACCTCCCTGCCTCACGCCAGACCCGTGGCTCAGCTTATGTTTCGATCATGGAAGGCTGCTCAAAATATTGCAGTTACTGCGTCGTACCTTATACCCGTGGTGAAGAAGTATCTAGGCCATTTGATGATGTCCTGACTGAGGTTGCTGGACTTGCCAGCAAGGGCGTCAAAGAAATTGTTCTTCTTGGGCAAAACGTCAATGCCTATCTTGGGAAAATGGGTGGCACCGAAGAGATTGCTGACTTTGCGCTTCTCATTGAGTACATTGCAGAAATTCCTGGGGTTGAACGCATACGCTTTACAACCAGTCACCCGAAAGAATTTACACAGCGCTTAATCGATGTTTATGCAAAGGTACCAAAGCTTGTAAGCCATCTTCACTTGCCGGTACAGCATGGGTCAGACGCCATGCTATCGGCGATGAAACGTGGCTATACAGCGCTTGAGTACAAAAGCATTATTCGCAAGATGCGCGCTGTTCGTCCAGACCTCACCCTCTCTAGCGATTTCATTGTGGGTTTTCCAGGGGAAACTGATGCGGACTTTGAGAAACTCTTAAAGATGGTTAGAGAACTAGAGTTTGATAATAGCTTTTGCTTTATATTCAGTCCGCGTCCTGGAACGCCAGCTGCAAACTTAAGTGATGACACGCCCTACGAAGTGAAGCTGAAACGCTTGCAAACATTACTTAGCGTGATTGAAGGACAAGCCAATCACATTAGTCAAAAAATGTTAGGTAATACCGAGAAGGTATTGATTGAAGGTTTGGCAAAAGATGGCGTAAACCTGCAAGGGCGCGCTGAAAATAATCGCGTGATTCACTTCAAAGCACCCGCTCAAAATATTGAGCCTTTCATTGGCAAAATGGCTGATATACAGATTACCGAAGTGCTCAACTACACCCTGAGAGGCGAATTAGTAGGGGCCCATGCAAACTAA